Proteins encoded together in one Amphritea japonica ATCC BAA-1530 window:
- the trpB gene encoding tryptophan synthase subunit beta: MSKFDFAPMPDTDGFFGNYGGQIIPPELKKVMDDINQAYEEIRQTEAFQTELMQLNQDYVGRPSPIYHAKRLSDQLGGAQIYLKREDLNHTGAHKINHCLGEALLAKFMGKKKVIAETGAGQHGVALATACALVGIPCEIHMGQVDIEKEHPNVTKMKILGCKLVPVTRGTATLKDAVDSAFEEYLKNPEEFIYAIGSVVGPHPFPKMVRDFQSIIGREARQQFNDRHGKNPNIITACVGGGSNAMGLFTAFLNDDEVKIVGVEPAGLGLDTDKHSATMTLGKPSQIHGMKCYVLETEDGEPMPVHSIASGLDYPGVGPQHCYLKDIERVEYHSVTDDECLNAFMSLSQVEGIIPALESAHAVAWAMRVAPTLSEDQNILINLSGRGDKDADYVAEKLGL; the protein is encoded by the coding sequence ATGAGTAAGTTTGATTTTGCCCCAATGCCTGATACAGACGGATTTTTCGGTAACTACGGTGGCCAGATTATTCCTCCAGAGCTTAAGAAAGTGATGGATGATATTAACCAGGCTTACGAAGAAATCCGTCAGACGGAAGCCTTCCAGACTGAACTAATGCAGCTGAATCAGGACTACGTTGGCCGTCCCAGCCCTATCTATCACGCAAAACGCCTGAGTGATCAACTGGGTGGCGCGCAGATCTACCTAAAGCGTGAAGACCTGAACCACACCGGCGCACATAAAATAAACCACTGCCTGGGTGAGGCTCTGTTAGCCAAGTTCATGGGTAAAAAGAAAGTTATCGCTGAAACCGGTGCTGGTCAGCACGGTGTTGCACTGGCGACGGCTTGTGCTCTGGTAGGCATCCCCTGTGAAATCCACATGGGTCAGGTGGACATCGAGAAAGAACACCCAAACGTTACTAAGATGAAAATCCTCGGCTGCAAGCTGGTACCTGTCACCCGCGGTACCGCCACCCTGAAAGACGCTGTCGACAGCGCCTTTGAAGAGTACCTGAAAAACCCTGAAGAGTTCATCTATGCCATCGGTTCAGTCGTTGGTCCACACCCGTTCCCGAAAATGGTGCGTGATTTCCAGAGCATCATAGGCCGCGAAGCCCGCCAGCAGTTTAATGATCGACACGGCAAAAATCCGAACATCATCACCGCTTGCGTAGGTGGTGGTTCTAATGCCATGGGCTTGTTCACGGCCTTCCTGAATGATGACGAGGTCAAGATTGTCGGTGTTGAGCCTGCCGGTTTAGGACTGGATACAGACAAGCACTCGGCGACGATGACCCTGGGTAAGCCAAGCCAGATCCACGGTATGAAATGCTATGTTCTGGAAACGGAAGACGGCGAACCTATGCCGGTTCACTCTATCGCATCGGGTCTCGATTACCCGGGTGTCGGCCCACAGCACTGCTACCTGAAAGATATCGAGCGAGTTGAATATCACTCTGTCACTGACGACGAGTGTCTCAACGCCTTTATGAGCCTGTCTCAGGTTGAAGGTATCATCCCCGCACTGGAAAGCGCCCACGCTGTTGCCTGGGCGATGCGTGTTGCACCCACCCTGTCAGAAGATCAGAACATCCTGATCAACCTGTCCGGGCGTGGAGACAAAGACGCCGATTACGTAGCTGAGAAGCTGGGACTGTAA
- a CDS encoding bifunctional acetate--CoA ligase family protein/GNAT family N-acetyltransferase: MSTQYLKRFFKPKSIAVFGASEKENSMGGIVLQNLLDGGFEGKLMAVNKRGYDQVYGVTCYKSLSKLPEMPDLAIICSPAGSVAELIRKLGANMVKAAMILTGGLSRASEPLGRSMRDEIMEAAKPYGIRILGPDCMGMLVSAHKMNASYSHLNIRKGKVSYVGQSGLLGTAMIDWANGQEIGFSHFLTLGEGVDVDLPSIIDYYAQDPYTQSILIQLDHLVGSSRDLLSSLRAASRNKLVLVLKSNMVFEDEKVNQPALGIKDEDLIYDAALRRAGVVRVDTVDQLYNALETLTRMKPMRGERLALVCNGMGPNALATDQLLRSGGELSELCEDTVTALREVLPDHWNLKNPIDMHSDATPERFAKVTQLLTKDPNVDAVLVLHAPTRLAPGIDVAEEIIKVARNTPRNILTCWMGRSTAIESRNHFNSAGITTFITPEEAVDAFMHMVEFRRNQAVMKQTPAPFVDQNEQNHLRAKKLIADALAEGRDYLTHNEATDLLDQYDIPVSHTHYADDVEGVVDIATKLGGAVAVKVMHRDNIYPFNYDNKDKPRWKDLALDLFSSADVKQAVTQLTYRVRERFPEDDVQGFCVQQMKRGFQSLQINMGITRDPVFGPLLVFGKGGYSVDVLADRQVMLPPLNLSLARQLISTSHIYSVLRENSEQLERDLEQLSNLLIKLSQMVVELPNLKGLEINPMLINRRGVLAVDVAVSLGEPSVLAISPYPEHLSEHVTLRKSGRKAVLRAIRGEDEPNHLEFYNQLSPESIRLRYFYSRGIPTHQELANWTQIDYDREMAFIVTSPRKDEPGWETLGVVRAVTDADNIRAEFSVVIRDDLQGEGLGIVLMQKAIDYCKARGTLLFMGSTLTSNKGMQGLALKLGFKNHYNMDEDVVEMEMMLNEPTEDWQRYRLQH; encoded by the coding sequence TTGAGTACACAATATCTCAAACGTTTTTTTAAGCCTAAATCGATTGCGGTGTTTGGAGCATCAGAAAAAGAGAACAGCATGGGAGGCATCGTCCTCCAGAACCTGCTGGATGGTGGGTTTGAAGGTAAATTAATGGCGGTCAATAAGCGGGGCTATGATCAGGTTTACGGTGTGACCTGCTATAAGTCGTTATCAAAGTTGCCGGAGATGCCTGATCTGGCAATTATCTGTTCACCGGCCGGGTCGGTAGCAGAGCTGATTCGTAAATTAGGCGCGAATATGGTGAAGGCAGCGATGATCCTCACCGGTGGTTTGTCCCGCGCCAGTGAGCCGCTGGGCCGGAGTATGCGTGATGAGATTATGGAGGCCGCTAAGCCTTACGGCATCCGTATATTAGGGCCTGATTGCATGGGTATGTTGGTGTCAGCCCATAAGATGAACGCCAGCTATTCACACCTGAATATTCGTAAAGGTAAGGTCAGCTACGTTGGCCAATCGGGTTTACTTGGCACGGCTATGATCGACTGGGCGAATGGCCAGGAGATTGGTTTCTCTCATTTTCTAACGCTGGGTGAAGGGGTGGATGTTGATCTTCCTTCTATCATCGATTACTACGCACAAGATCCTTACACTCAGTCAATTCTGATACAGCTGGATCACCTTGTCGGCTCTTCCCGAGACCTGCTTAGTTCATTACGGGCGGCATCGCGGAACAAGCTGGTGCTGGTGCTTAAATCCAATATGGTGTTTGAGGACGAAAAAGTAAATCAGCCAGCGCTGGGCATCAAAGATGAAGATCTCATCTATGATGCGGCACTGCGTCGTGCCGGTGTGGTTCGCGTTGATACGGTTGACCAGCTCTACAATGCGCTTGAGACTCTGACCCGTATGAAGCCGATGCGTGGTGAACGCCTAGCGCTGGTGTGTAATGGAATGGGGCCAAATGCACTGGCGACCGATCAGTTGCTGCGCAGTGGTGGTGAGTTATCTGAACTCTGTGAGGACACGGTCACAGCCCTGCGGGAAGTGTTGCCGGATCACTGGAACCTGAAAAATCCGATTGATATGCATTCCGATGCAACACCGGAACGCTTTGCTAAGGTAACTCAGCTGCTAACCAAAGATCCGAATGTCGATGCCGTGTTGGTGCTGCACGCGCCGACTCGTTTGGCGCCAGGTATTGATGTCGCTGAAGAGATCATCAAAGTGGCGCGCAATACACCTCGTAATATCCTTACCTGTTGGATGGGACGAAGCACTGCCATTGAGTCACGAAATCACTTTAATTCAGCAGGAATTACAACGTTTATTACGCCTGAGGAAGCGGTTGATGCATTTATGCATATGGTTGAGTTTCGCCGTAATCAGGCGGTAATGAAGCAAACACCGGCTCCTTTTGTAGATCAGAACGAACAGAATCATCTGCGGGCGAAAAAGCTGATTGCCGATGCGCTGGCAGAAGGGCGTGATTACCTGACGCACAATGAAGCCACTGACCTGTTGGACCAGTACGATATTCCCGTCTCCCACACGCATTATGCGGATGATGTGGAAGGTGTTGTCGATATTGCGACAAAGTTAGGTGGCGCGGTTGCCGTTAAAGTGATGCACCGGGACAATATTTATCCGTTTAACTATGACAATAAAGACAAGCCCCGTTGGAAAGACCTGGCCCTGGATCTGTTTTCCAGTGCTGACGTTAAGCAGGCGGTTACTCAGCTTACGTATAGGGTGAGGGAGCGCTTTCCAGAAGATGATGTGCAGGGTTTCTGTGTACAGCAAATGAAGCGGGGTTTTCAGTCACTACAGATCAATATGGGGATCACCCGAGATCCGGTATTCGGTCCCTTACTGGTGTTCGGTAAAGGGGGGTATTCAGTCGATGTTCTGGCTGACCGGCAGGTTATGTTACCGCCGCTGAACCTCAGTCTGGCGCGTCAGCTAATCAGTACTTCGCATATCTATTCGGTTCTGAGAGAGAATAGTGAGCAGTTAGAACGGGATTTGGAACAGCTGAGTAATCTGCTCATTAAGCTTTCACAGATGGTGGTTGAGTTACCTAACCTGAAAGGCCTGGAAATTAATCCAATGCTGATCAATCGTCGTGGTGTGTTAGCGGTGGATGTTGCTGTTTCTCTGGGAGAGCCTTCGGTACTGGCAATTTCGCCATACCCAGAGCATCTGAGCGAACATGTAACATTACGTAAGTCCGGCCGTAAAGCTGTATTGCGGGCGATACGGGGTGAGGATGAGCCCAATCATCTGGAGTTTTACAATCAGCTCAGCCCGGAATCGATCCGTCTGCGATATTTTTACAGCAGGGGGATTCCGACGCATCAGGAGTTAGCAAACTGGACTCAGATCGATTATGACCGGGAGATGGCATTTATAGTCACCTCTCCGCGTAAAGACGAGCCCGGTTGGGAAACTCTGGGTGTGGTTCGGGCAGTCACCGACGCCGATAATATTCGAGCTGAATTTTCGGTGGTTATTCGTGATGACCTTCAGGGAGAGGGTTTGGGTATCGTGTTGATGCAAAAAGCGATCGATTACTGCAAAGCGCGGGGTACCTTGCTGTTTATGGGGTCAACCCTGACGTCTAACAAAGGGATGCAGGGATTAGCGCTGAAACTTGGATTTAAAAACCACTACAACATGGATGAGGATGTAGTGGAAATGGAGATGATGCTGAATGAGCCGACCGAAGATTGGCAGCGGTACCGTTTACAGCATTAA
- a CDS encoding ATP-NAD kinase family protein, with amino-acid sequence MFRLGLIINPLAGVGGSVGLKGSDGEATAKKALALGAEPKANLRSQQALEPLKGLEIELITYPGEMGEDCARVAGFDPQVLGAIKQGHTSAADTERAAREMAALGVDLILFAGGDGTARNICHAIGDSTPVLGIPAGVKIHSGVYTVTPKAAGEVVAMLVRGELVTLADQEVRDIDEEAFREGRVRAKYYGELLVPEEGRFMQHTKEGGREIEELVLDDIAADFTETMEDDVRYIMGSGSTVQALMEHLGLDNTLLGVDLIENGKLIGSDLTAQQLLAMTEGRKARLVITVIGGQGHIIGRGNQQLSPELLRRLGRDNIIVVATKSKLKELDGRPLIVDSGDVELNHQLSGLIRIITGYRDAVLYRVADY; translated from the coding sequence GTGTTTCGTTTAGGTTTAATCATAAATCCACTGGCGGGTGTTGGCGGCAGTGTTGGGTTGAAAGGCAGTGATGGTGAAGCCACTGCAAAAAAGGCCTTAGCACTGGGTGCGGAACCAAAGGCAAACTTGCGTAGCCAGCAAGCTCTGGAACCGTTAAAAGGACTGGAGATTGAGCTGATAACCTATCCCGGTGAAATGGGTGAAGATTGTGCTCGCGTTGCAGGTTTCGATCCACAGGTGTTAGGCGCTATTAAACAAGGGCACACCTCTGCGGCGGATACTGAACGGGCCGCGCGCGAAATGGCTGCTCTGGGGGTGGATTTGATTTTGTTTGCCGGCGGTGATGGCACCGCTAGGAATATCTGTCATGCCATCGGTGATTCAACCCCTGTATTGGGTATCCCGGCCGGGGTAAAAATCCATTCAGGTGTGTACACGGTAACACCAAAAGCGGCGGGTGAAGTTGTGGCTATGCTGGTGCGTGGAGAATTAGTCACTTTGGCGGATCAGGAAGTGCGTGATATAGACGAAGAGGCTTTCCGTGAGGGCCGGGTTCGAGCTAAGTATTATGGTGAGTTGCTGGTCCCGGAGGAGGGGCGCTTTATGCAGCACACTAAAGAAGGTGGCCGTGAGATTGAAGAGTTGGTGCTGGACGATATTGCCGCCGATTTTACAGAAACTATGGAAGATGATGTTCGTTATATTATGGGATCGGGCTCCACTGTACAGGCCTTGATGGAACATCTGGGGTTGGACAATACTCTTCTGGGCGTCGATCTGATTGAAAACGGTAAGTTAATTGGTAGCGACCTGACAGCCCAACAGCTATTGGCCATGACCGAAGGGCGTAAAGCCCGTTTGGTGATAACCGTTATCGGTGGTCAGGGACATATTATTGGTAGAGGGAATCAGCAGTTGAGTCCTGAGTTGTTAAGGCGTTTGGGGCGGGATAATATCATCGTCGTTGCGACTAAAAGTAAGTTAAAAGAGTTGGACGGACGGCCTTTGATCGTGGATAGCGGTGACGTCGAACTTAATCATCAGCTATCAGGCTTGATTCGGATTATTACCGGTTACCGGGATGCCGTGCTTTACCGTGTGGCGGACTATTAA
- the pdxB gene encoding 4-phosphoerythronate dehydrogenase PdxB has product MKLTNLNIVADENIPALDRLFGHFGKITRLPGRTIQNSDLQEADLLLVRSVTQVSEQLIATSPVHFVGTATIGTDHIDKAALKNREIGFSSAPGCNADAVAEYVVSNLLLIASEKGFKLKDQTVGIVGVGNVGRRLQQRLEALGIKLLLNDPPREAAGDQGFVQLESLLQQADIICLHTPLIKEGRYPSYHLLNAENLPMVKPDSIVLNAGRGPVIDNVALLDWHRKRPDVTLLLDVWEEEPKVDPQLAQQVRIGTPHIAGYSLDGKIRGTWMLYTAFCQHVGIQPEIELADCLAEADSPLQIVLDGSEDLATIVHRVYQPEADHQRFIDSLIDTGSQPQRFDLLRKRYPVRRECAAAKLQGVKPDKALADQLKAVGFILE; this is encoded by the coding sequence TTGAAGCTAACCAACCTGAATATCGTCGCAGATGAAAATATTCCCGCACTGGATCGCTTGTTTGGTCACTTTGGTAAGATTACCAGATTGCCGGGCAGGACTATTCAGAACAGTGATCTTCAGGAGGCTGACCTTCTGTTGGTGCGCTCGGTAACACAGGTTAGTGAGCAACTGATAGCGACATCCCCTGTTCATTTTGTGGGCACGGCGACGATAGGTACTGACCATATCGATAAAGCGGCTTTAAAGAACAGAGAGATTGGTTTTTCCAGTGCGCCAGGCTGTAATGCGGATGCGGTTGCAGAATATGTGGTAAGTAACCTGTTGCTAATTGCCTCAGAGAAGGGCTTTAAGCTGAAGGATCAAACTGTGGGAATCGTCGGTGTCGGCAATGTAGGTCGACGCTTGCAACAGCGATTGGAAGCGCTGGGTATTAAGTTGCTGTTAAATGACCCTCCCCGTGAAGCCGCCGGTGATCAGGGCTTTGTCCAGCTTGAATCATTACTGCAACAAGCCGATATTATCTGCCTGCATACTCCCTTAATAAAGGAGGGAAGGTATCCTAGCTATCACCTTCTTAATGCTGAAAACCTGCCAATGGTTAAACCGGATTCAATCGTGCTGAATGCCGGTCGGGGGCCCGTTATTGATAATGTGGCCCTGTTGGACTGGCACCGGAAGCGCCCGGATGTCACGTTACTGCTGGACGTGTGGGAAGAGGAGCCCAAAGTGGACCCTCAGTTGGCGCAGCAGGTGCGTATTGGTACGCCACATATTGCTGGCTATAGTCTGGATGGCAAAATCAGAGGCACATGGATGCTCTATACTGCTTTTTGCCAGCATGTGGGGATACAACCTGAGATTGAACTGGCTGACTGTCTGGCTGAAGCTGACAGTCCTCTGCAGATTGTGCTTGATGGGAGCGAAGACCTGGCCACTATTGTGCATCGGGTTTATCAGCCTGAAGCGGATCATCAGCGATTCATCGATTCGTTGATAGATACCGGCAGCCAGCCGCAGAGGTTTGATTTGCTGCGTAAACGGTACCCGGTACGCAGAGAGTGTGCAGCAGCGAAGCTTCAGGGCGTTAAACCTGATAAAGCGCTGGCTGATCAGCTCAAAGCCGTTGGGTTTATCCTGGAATAA
- a CDS encoding HEAT repeat domain-containing protein, with protein sequence MNFKFLAYGLVLSMLAVAVFIDEADKEVKSSSEYSSKSEIVTNSKLDRQVANSRKLGSDRNVDESEGFFIQPGNFSVSSPLSQDAHNIDFVQGDVLEGFIRGMLIDPDPEHRIVALQEVYRLDESAAVRLLHEVLLKDENGTVVQKASSVLMDIAGEESVAMVTTALGDPDVTVRRQSIEALGMLGVYGYSLLGQALLVDPDQALRLRALQLLAADGGPAALALLQAVADDADPAIGKAAKQALLSQQSSLDEWMSEGVNETLYSWSTELPFDPENPIFGLTYNSSSSERAEVLWDLPHLDEEDALRTLQVVLQQDKDVAVREQALAVLDSIGGEPATSVMSEAFGDDSSSLRRAALEAIWKYEVSSRLPIVGQVVFGDPDPVVRLAAVRLLGAESDPIARSFLIAAQEDSDEQVSQYASRLLNQ encoded by the coding sequence ATGAATTTTAAATTTCTAGCGTATGGACTTGTGCTTTCGATGCTGGCAGTTGCTGTCTTTATTGATGAAGCAGATAAGGAAGTGAAAAGCTCTTCAGAATACTCCTCGAAATCCGAGATTGTGACAAACAGTAAGCTGGATCGGCAGGTTGCTAATTCTCGTAAGCTTGGCTCCGATAGAAACGTTGATGAGAGTGAAGGCTTCTTTATTCAACCAGGTAATTTCTCCGTTTCTTCTCCTCTTTCCCAAGATGCTCATAATATCGACTTCGTTCAGGGTGATGTTCTCGAGGGGTTTATTCGGGGGATGCTTATCGATCCCGATCCTGAACACCGCATAGTAGCGCTTCAGGAAGTTTACCGGTTAGATGAAAGTGCTGCTGTTCGCCTGCTTCATGAAGTGCTTCTTAAAGACGAAAATGGAACTGTGGTACAGAAAGCCTCATCCGTTTTGATGGATATCGCCGGAGAAGAATCGGTTGCGATGGTAACAACTGCGCTTGGTGATCCTGATGTGACTGTGCGAAGGCAATCCATAGAGGCTCTAGGAATGCTTGGGGTATATGGATACAGTTTGCTGGGACAGGCACTGTTAGTTGATCCGGACCAGGCTTTGCGTCTGCGAGCACTGCAATTGTTGGCAGCTGACGGAGGTCCAGCAGCGCTGGCGTTACTCCAGGCCGTGGCTGACGATGCTGACCCTGCGATAGGGAAGGCCGCAAAGCAGGCATTACTTTCTCAACAGAGTTCTCTTGATGAATGGATGAGCGAAGGAGTGAATGAGACACTCTATTCATGGAGTACCGAGCTTCCGTTTGATCCTGAAAATCCGATATTTGGCTTAACTTACAATAGCTCATCTAGTGAAAGGGCTGAAGTGCTTTGGGATCTGCCGCACCTAGACGAAGAGGATGCTTTACGCACTCTGCAGGTAGTACTGCAGCAAGATAAAGATGTGGCAGTACGGGAGCAGGCTCTGGCTGTTTTGGATAGCATTGGTGGAGAACCAGCCACTTCAGTTATGTCGGAGGCTTTTGGTGATGACTCTTCCTCTTTGAGACGTGCTGCGCTTGAAGCTATTTGGAAGTATGAAGTTTCAAGCAGGTTGCCGATTGTTGGACAAGTTGTTTTTGGTGATCCTGACCCGGTGGTGCGTTTAGCGGCGGTTCGTCTGCTAGGAGCTGAATCAGACCCAATAGCCCGCTCATTTCTTATTGCTGCTCAGGAGGACTCCGATGAGCAGGTTAGTCAGTACGCTAGCCGGTTGTTGAATCAGTAA
- a CDS encoding flagellar brake protein: MTLQLESAQTDKPLSELRLQIGEPVRVEIRSPRARFTAKLLGYSENNGLMISAPSIKSGASSLINEGNIASLRLVSGNRICNFSCKILKQYDQPFGYWVLAYPEQIEQKRIREHSRITVRLSCSIDDYDEMAEREGLPAGALCIDISPGGVCLQLPRSLGTAGDRFYLTTRLAIANIDQVLLVPIELRNVHSTSVESGSVYNHGFKFFDLDEDTRLILAAFVYQQFLIETGNLDHFGQEL, translated from the coding sequence ATGACCTTGCAACTTGAATCAGCTCAAACCGATAAACCGCTATCTGAATTACGGCTTCAGATTGGCGAGCCTGTCCGCGTTGAGATTCGCTCACCCCGGGCACGCTTTACCGCTAAGTTACTGGGTTACTCTGAAAACAATGGTTTGATGATTTCAGCTCCTTCAATAAAAAGTGGGGCTTCTTCACTGATTAATGAAGGTAATATTGCCAGTCTGCGTTTGGTTAGTGGTAATCGGATCTGTAATTTTAGTTGTAAAATACTCAAACAATATGATCAGCCGTTTGGCTACTGGGTATTGGCATACCCGGAACAGATCGAGCAGAAGCGAATTCGGGAGCACTCCCGTATAACGGTACGGCTTAGCTGTTCAATCGATGATTATGATGAGATGGCCGAGCGTGAAGGCCTGCCTGCCGGTGCGCTCTGTATTGATATCAGTCCTGGGGGCGTGTGTTTGCAACTGCCCCGGTCTCTGGGTACCGCTGGCGATCGTTTTTACCTGACTACCCGGCTTGCTATCGCCAATATTGATCAGGTACTGCTAGTGCCGATCGAACTGCGAAATGTACATTCAACCTCCGTTGAGTCCGGTAGTGTCTATAACCATGGTTTTAAATTTTTTGATCTGGATGAGGATACCCGTTTGATTCTCGCTGCATTTGTTTACCAGCAATTTCTCATTGAAACGGGCAATCTTGATCATTTCGGGCAGGAGTTATAA